A portion of the Sabethes cyaneus chromosome 3, idSabCyanKW18_F2, whole genome shotgun sequence genome contains these proteins:
- the LOC128741733 gene encoding phenoloxidase-activating factor 3-like — protein sequence MQCKTDRQAAMRIATLLSLFAGTLAAQLKMCSFNELCVPIQNCSLYKPYASGTNYRDWPKELQKKATSNLCNNEKINNTPVLSVCCPTPLNSKQCGLQSSNKISKGKIAQVYEYPWMVLLEDSKNDFVCGGTLISQRYVLTAAHCLKSAKIISVRVGELDLTSPIDCLIIEEEMECAPPPQDIKVVNITRHPLHSERGKKNDIALLRLERPVEFSNSVKPICLPNGTPEDRMINPAFFIVSGWGLTENGTSFDVLRYARVPPVSLDTCATSVRQLSVALRLDQSQICAGGVDAVDNCAGDSGGPLQYVSNRTTRFYQLGVVSYGLRSCGIQSQPGVYTNVLYYLNWIMENVDE from the exons ATGCAGTGCAAAACGGATCGACAGGCTGCAATGAGAATAGCTACATTGTTGAGTTTGTTTGCCGGAACATTAGCAGCTC AACTGAAAATGTGTTCCTTCAACGAACTTTGCGTTCCAATTCAGAACTGTTCTCTTTACAAACCATACGCCTCAGGAACAAATTATCGTGATTGGCCAAAAGAGCTGCAGAAGAAAGCAACCAGCAATCTTTgcaataacgaaaaaatcaacaatacACCG GTACTCAGTGTTTGCTGCCCAACGCCGCTTAACTCTAAACAATGTGGCTTGCAATCATCGAATAAAATATCGAAAGGAAAAATTGCACAGGTTTACGAATATCCATGGATGGTGCTGCTGGAAGATTCCAAAAATGATTTTGTTTGTGGAGGAACGTTAATCAGCCAACGATACGTGCTGACGGCCGCTCACTGTCTCAAATCCGCGAAAAT CATTTCTGTACGAGTAGGCGAGCTGGATCTGACCTCTCCAATCGACTGCCTTATTATCGAGGAAGAGATGGAATGTGCACCTCCACCGCAGGACATCAAAGTCGTAAATATCACGCGCCACCCGCTGCACAGTGAACGGGGAAAAAAGAACGACATCGCATTGCTTCGGTTGGAACGTCCGGTTGAATTTTCAAACA GTGTGAAACCGATTTGCCTTCCGAACGGTACTCCGGAAGATCGGATGATCAATCCGGCATTTTTCATCGTTTCCGGTTGGGGCTTAACGGAAAATGGAACCTCCTTCGATGTGTTGCGCTACGCTCGTGTTCCGCCCGTTTCACTGGACACCTGTGCCACCAGTGTACGACAGCTGAGTGTAGCTCTGCGATTGGATCAAAGTCAAATTTGTGCCGGAGGCGTCGATGCAGTGGACAACTGTGCCGGAGATTCCGGCGGACCACTGCAGTACGTTTCCAATCGCACGACGCGTTTCTACCAGCTGGGTGTGGTTTCCTACGGACTCAGAAGCTGCGGCATACAAAGCCAACCCGGAGTGTACACCAATGTGCTGTATTATTTGAACTGGATTATGGAAAATGTCGATGAGTAA